atgaaaaagtaCGCAACCTAATAGAGGTACACACAATATTAAGCAATACCAAAAAGGTATATccagaacattattttaaaacacgCCATGTGAATCCAACTAAGTAGCATAGTGTGCATAgtgtaaagattttaaaaagtggctGTTGTTTAATAATCCCAAACATTGAGCTATGAAAGAGATACTATTTTGATAGGCCTGACCATCGGACTCTCTTATACTAATATTATTAATGTGTCAAATTtagtggttgactcttagatCATTATCTGGGATCTTGGTCCTATAATGCATGCATTTTGGTGCCCTTCAAACATTTACTAGAACTGGTATTTTGCAGCAACACATGTAAATATCTTCCTGCCACTGCAAGGCAGCAAATTAGAGCAAAACTCGAGTAATTTGTATTGATTATCTGACCTCACTGACTGGACTACTTAAAATTAGTTGAACAGCATCAGGTACGCATATTCACACAGCAAAGTGTGACAAAAAATTATCACTAGATTGTCAGTGGCTGTAATGTTGTTGATCTATAACACAAATAATAGCATTCTCAGAATGTAGAACATCAAATAATACCATTAGGATCTAGGAATACTGATATATAGATTAGAATCTCCAACATTTACCAAGTATTCTTTATAATGAAGTACAAAAAAATCCCTTTCACATTTATGTTATAAATTTACTTTTTAAGGAAAAGACAGAATATTGACAATTGAAGGCTGAAATGCAGGATCAAATTCACTTTTTTGATGTTCCATAGATTTTAGGTCAACCAAAATTCCTGAACCCTGACATCAGCCAGTTATTAGATATAGAGATTTcacttggtagtacagaacttgtatattgctgaacagagaggcATGATGAAAAGCTTCATCAATATAAATTTCCCTTTTCAGCAACATGTAGACATTTGTTTCAAATATATCAAATATTATTGAATGTGTACGTCATTTGAAATACACAATTTTATGACCAGTTCACAACAGCTTAGTCTAAATCATGGAAAAGAACCAAAGCCATGCTCATAAAAAAACATGTACCATCTTACACCAGAGACAAGCTGATGAACAACAATGATTTATTTTACGTATTTTTATGTGCACTTTGCTTGAGTGTAGTTAACCTGATGCATTAACTGAAAACATGTAAATGTAACTGCAATTACCAACCATTCCACTTcatcagaaacaaacaaaataaaacttgttGGCAGGGTCATTCCATAGAACATTACTGAATcaacttattaatcagaccactCATTCTCGTCCAGTTCTGAGTCATCATCAGATTCGCTGTATTCCACTGCAATCCGACGGGACAGAATGGTTGCCACATCATTCCCAACGGGCTCCTTTTTTGCTTCTTGCTCTCGTTGTTCTTGTACTTTTCGAAGCTGAATTCCTGCAACACATAATTCATTCTGATTACAAGGCTTCAGTCCACAATTTTAAATTCAGCAAATTTAAACGCACAAAAAgtacattaatttttttaaaaagtataaactTAATAACGATTGATAATTataaaaaaggaatgaaaatgaTACTGAATTTGAATTATGAGGAAATGTTAAAGAAGGTAGGTTTGTTTTGTTAGGGAAATAAAACTCAGAGTGCCCCTTGAGATTTTCATTCAGGCAGATTATTCACTAAAGTGAAGGGTTCAATTAGTAAAgaagaagttaaaaataaaaagaaattagggAAAAAAAATAGATTGGGGAAACTGTTGGCATAACATTTGCAAGagaattgcaaaataaaatgcttAGCAAGGTCTTTTTATAGATAATATAAATGAGCTCAAATGTAATGTAGCCTTTTTCTAAGCCCTTCAACACAAAGAGCTTGACTGATATAGTAAGAAAGCAgtcaaatgaaacaaaatgaaacaaacctGTTGAGTCTGTTCCTAAAAATTGACAAACTGTTATAATCTGTATATAAAGCAAGATTACACTACCGCATATCTGAATTCATGGTCTTCCAAATCAGATGACAGCCTGAGTCAAATTCAATATAAGCAAACCAAAGGTTTGATCAATAAGTATCTATTCTATATGAAATGAACCAGGCATCTTTTTCTTCTGTTGCAGACTGGTTTGAAGGTGTTCATCTTTAACTCCAACCAGAAATATGCTTCTGATGTGGACAAACTGCTTTCAAACCCAACTGGTCAAATTGGCCAGGAGAACTGTCCAACAgttcaaataaaatcaatttctCACAGGTCCTCAAGGTTAAGAAGGACATACATCTGTGCTGACATAGAAGGACTGAACTGTCAGATTGAATAATGCGGTGCCTTCTTTGGTAATTTAGCCCAAATTCACAACCTAAGctaaaacattaaaattgaaaCAGAAATAAAGCAAAGCCAAGAATGTCAAAGTTAATAGTTACATTGAGCggtgttttttaaaagaaaactatccAGCTGTGTTAAAATACTAAACGATGTATGGCTTATACAGTAGCCATGACCTGTGAGAGAAATATGTACACGATTTTTGACCAATAATCAACTTAGCCCACCATAACTTAATTTATCTGAAATGAAATACCACTCACCTCTTCGAATAGCAGCCAGCAAGTCACTTCGAGCATCACTAATTGGCATCAGAGTTGCTTGGGCTTTCTTTATTTCAATTGCAGTGGGTGGTGAAGCAGAGTGCAGCGGAGATGGGGCTAGAAGGGGTGGACcaggtggaggaggagggggtGCAGCAGGGGGACCAGGAGGGGGTGGTGTATAAGACAATGGAGGTGCAGgcgggggaggggaaggggtatACGTGCGGCCCACTGCTGCCACTGAACTGACTGCAAGAGGTGGAGGTGCAGAAATTGGACTGTCAAATGCTGTTTGTGCTGATGGGatgaggggagggggtggtggaggaggagcaggagcaggtggTGTATAGTACTCTGCCAACTGCACTGGCTGTGCACTGTAAAACCAAACAGTAAAAGTATTAGTCAACACTTACTTGACAGCAAAATATCGGAGAAAGTTGAATGAACTGAGAAAATTACAATGAAGTGAAagctgggaagtgattgctgggcctcttgctgagatatttgtatcatcgatactcacaggtgtggtgccggaagactggaggttggcaaacgtggtgccactgtttaagaagggtggtaaggacaagccagggaagtatagaccagtgagcctgacatcgctggtgggcaagttgttggagggaatcctgagggacaggacgtacatgtatttggaaaggcaaggtctgattagggatagtcaaaatgctTTATGTGTGTCTcacaatgtctcacaaacttgattgagtgttttgaagaagtaataaagaagactgatgagggcaaagcagtaggtgtgatctatagtaaggcgttcaacaaggttccccatgggagactgatcagcaaggttagatctcatggaatacatgcagaactagtcatttggatacagaactggctcaaagatagaagacagaaggtggtggtggagggttgtttttcatactggaggcctgtgaccagtagaatgGCATAAATCAGTTCAGGGGACAATTCTGATAAGAGAAAGAATTGAGGAATGTAATATGAAAGCAACTAATGGGATTAATCTACATATATGCGAATATGAGCTGAAGAAATCTGGGTGTAGAAATTCAGGCACACCCATTTTTGAGATTGGCAGAGTGCAGAGATCAAAACCTGTGTTTAAATAGTAAGCTCCAAGGCACCATGATTTTGGTCTTTGGTCTCATTTTCATGGAGCTAGCAACGCATAGAGTAATAGGCAGCTCAGTAGTGAACCATGATTATTTAAGGTACTAGAATCTCAGGGGAAGAGCAAACAACTCAGGTGACTAAGTAGCTGTGATCAGCGTAATAAGGGTGGTACTACTAGTGATCAGATAGTGAATGTGGTGGCAGTTGGTATGGAAAATCCAATGGACAATCAAAGTCTATCAGGTGGGCATCAGTGTCCATCAAGAGAAAATATGTATCAATGTATTTATAGGAAGGTGAGGAGGACTGAGGGTGCAGTAGACCACTTTTTTAAATGTAGAGTCAAGGGGAAACACTATTCTGGCTTATAATTGAACAAGTCTGTGTTCCTGCCTTGAATATTGCAGAATAAAGAGATTGTTCAGTTTGAGATTTACAACTTGATGCCCTAAGTCTTGGCACAACACAAAAGGCACTGGCAGACATTTTTACAAGTATAGGCCATCTTTAATTGATCCAAATATATTTCCCATGGAATGTGTCCATGTTTAACTAGACTGGGGCAGAACCTTGTAGTTGGGAAAATATAGTTTAATTCTTCTCGGGATCTCCTCCTGGCTTGGTAAATACTATAAACTATCATCCTCATTCAATGTGAAATTCTCATTGATAAAACATCAAGCAAACGCAACAGTCAAAAGTATAATCTTTCCTTTCTAATGCTTAGTGAATCACATTTCCCTTGTATTAATCCCTACAATCCAATATTCAATATTCAGCACAATCTTGTTTACCTGTAGTCTTTAACTAGCTGGGGTCTTGGTCCATTCAGTGTAGCTTCAGTAGGCTGTGTTAGATGGGGCTGCTGTGGTCTGGTGAGTGAGCCTTGCCGAACATTTGTGGCAGGTAGTCTGTATGCACGATCCTGTGCCTGGGTTACAGCTGACAAGACCTCTTTGTTATCAGGTACTACATAGGAAACGGAGGTGGCTGACTGTTGAACTGGATGATTGGGACTAGCAGGATACGAAAGCTCTCCAACATCAGATACATAAGACCTGTAGAGAATATAAATACAAGAAAATGCTATGTTCTTGAGAATTGTGGGGGAATAAAACAACTGAACTGCTGAGTTTTATAGGTGCAGGACTTGATCCTTGTTGGTCGCGATGAAATCCATGTTATTTTGTCACAGTCACTTTTATCCGCATTGTTATAGCAAAGACCCAGCAGCTCACGCACTGACCTCTGATTCGCTGCGAAGAGGCCACAGGCAGCTTGGAGGATTAGCAGTGTTGCTTGTCAATCACACAGTACAGCATTTTGCTTCTCTTAAAGACAGGCTACATCATAAAGGGAAGTTGGACTTAAATATTGCTGTAGTGTAATTAATTGCAAGTGAATTCCAGGACAGACAGGAGGATCCCAGACTGATGTTTTTATTCTTTGATGGATGCAGTGCTACAGGGATTCAAGTGGGGAGGAGCAGTATCCATGGCTCTGCAAAGGTCTGAGGGACACTGATAGAGCATCTTCAGAAGGGAGTAGTAACAAATGATTCAGTGACATCAACTCCCAAAGCCTTACCCTGAGAACCTCATAACAGTGCTACCTCATGTGGGTGTGAAGGTCATCAATGCATCCTTATATGTCTTCTCCTGCCCGTCATACCACCAACACATTATCTACGTACCCAACTACCTCATCCTCACACTATTTATCAATGCAACTAGTGTCACAACCTATTAATCACTGCCTATGCATGTTCTCCATTCAGGTCAAGTAGGGTCATCAGCCATACCCAGCAAAACACCATCACTGATATGTGGTTTTGTCTCTTACACAGAACAAGGCAAAGAACAGAATGGTGCACAGTAGAACTAGCAGGGTATTTCTAGTTCCTGTAAAGAACACTGAGCCAGTTGTGGCATGGCCCAAAATGCTGCTCATCACTtagatcacaaacaacaatggcatGTCCATGCCTTTTACCCCTTCTCAACTCCAGGTTCACTCTCAGCCTGCTATCAAACATTATGTGCAAGGTATTCATGGTGTGACCATTGATCTCCTTCTTCCCAACTCAGTTCTCTTCCCTCACTCCATATTTTATCTTCTAAGTATCTGCTTTTCAAACAGTTGAAAATGCCTGCTTGCCCAGGAACTTCAGTttcaagaggaggaggaggaggaaagtgTAACAACAAGGCACAATCACTTAATGTGATACTCTCAGCCACCAGCTCAGATAACGATATTGCACAAAACCTGAAGTCCAGGCAAAAGTTAGGATTAGCACATTGAGACTCATCTGGGCACAAGTGGCCTGCAGCCATGCAAGTGGTAAAATGTGATCCCATTGCCAGCTTACTGGAGGGTGAAGTGGCAGATCAGTATTCCTACAAAGAACTCAGATGAGGGCTTCAATGGGGACTGGCACACAAGAGAATGCTGATGGGAATCAATACTGACTTGCTGGGTGCATTGGCCATCCTGCTCCAGCTCGAAGTTGCCAGAGGACATAACACAGAGATTTCCCTCTTCAAGATTTTTACTGCATCTCCCCATCCTGCAGGAGACACAGCTACAGTTACTTCTCTACCTATGCTGCCTTTTTGTGGACAGATCGCCATTCCATTCTGCCCCACCCTATCTTTAGGATGCAACAATACTGTCCTTCAAGTCCAATAACTCATAAAAAACCATCTATAACAGTTCAAAGAACATCCAGACACTTGGCAGCAGAAGAACTCCATGGATCATTCCTTATCATAAACCAAAGGACTCCAATGATATATGTGTAGTTttcaatgcccatccctaatgaccCTCTAATGATTTGTCAAAGTCCAGTTTTCTAATTTATACCTTGAAGTAGCAGAATTACAATCAGGTGGACTTTGTTCTTTTATGATTTCACTGATTATGCAGACTGAGTTCCTGACCTGTGTTCCTACCAGCAGACTGGGAATGGGAATAGGAATGGGAAATACTATGCAGCGGCCCCCTACAATCAATTCCTGTAATCTTCTTAGGCCTTCTTAAGTTTTCAGTTATTAATTTAATTCTTGCAAATCCCAATCATTATTCTCATTATTCTGACATTCATCACTACTGAATGTCTATTAATTCCTGTGACCAAGAACGTGTAAGATCAAAATATATTGACTTGCCTGATCCCCTCTTAAATTATATTTACACTGATTCATTCCTCTATACTCTTGacttcacttcctcaaaacttcTTTCAAGAGCATACAACAGCGATTCTGCCCACCATTTTCCTTAGTTTGCTCTTCTTTTCAGTGATGGGTACACTATGTGCATTCCGCAAGCtattaaattcaaaatattaaataatattaaataatTATTACATAATATTAAATGATTTCCATTGCTCCTAAAAAGGCTTTTGAGGATATCACATTAATTATCTTGAATGAGTCAAGGAATAAAATTCATTTTTGTCTGATATACCCAGTTCTGCCAGCAGTAACTGTGTTACATAGCTGTAGTCCATAGTCCTGATGTacacatttttttccaaataaaataATATTCACCCAATTCCTACACCTTAGTGCAGATACTAGAAAACTTTCCAAACTTTTACATTACATCAGCTTAGTGGTGATAACATGGGGCAGATCCCACTCCtcaaca
Above is a window of Chiloscyllium plagiosum isolate BGI_BamShark_2017 chromosome 15, ASM401019v2, whole genome shotgun sequence DNA encoding:
- the LOC122557329 gene encoding wiskott-Aldrich syndrome protein family member 3-like, which produces MPLIKRIIEPRHLCHGALPEGVTSELECVTNSTLAAIIKQLGSLSRHAEDIFGELFNEANNFCMRVNCLQERIDCLAIKVTQLDSTVEEVSLQDINMRKAFKSSTTQDQQVVSRNTIPNPVLEMFQQCDKPPPLNILTPYRDDRKDGLKFYTDSSYFFNLWKEKMLQATEDKRKEKRRQKEQKLVEDATREVKKVRKARTRRPEWDVMGRDKEFRADHRFSPSPYHVASSEGSVSPDTRSYVSDVGELSYPASPNHPVQQSATSVSYVVPDNKEVLSAVTQAQDRAYRLPATNVRQGSLTRPQQPHLTQPTEATLNGPRPQLVKDYSAQPVQLAEYYTPPAPAPPPPPPPLIPSAQTAFDSPISAPPPLAVSSVAAVGRTYTPSPPPPAPPLSYTPPPPGPPAAPPPPPPGPPLLAPSPLHSASPPTAIEIKKAQATLMPISDARSDLLAAIRRGIQLRKVQEQREQEAKKEPVGNDVATILSRRIAVEYSESDDDSELDENEWSD